The Anabaena sp. PCC 7108 region TCTCGGCGTTGTGGCCAATGGTCTAGTTTAAAAAGAATATTAATTGTGATAATTTTCATGATTTTATTGTTCAATTGGTAAATAGCTATTATCTAATAATTGTGTCATAGTGTAAGGACATTTTTCAGTAGAAATAGTTAAATCAGTTTTAATCTGCACAAAATCAACTGCACTTTGATAAACATTTTCTAAATCCTCCTGTAGCTTGTTTATTAAATTCGTCGTTAAATGATTATTTAAGTCATATCTAAAAGTTTTAATTTCTCCAATCCAATGACGATAGTTTTTATCATATTCTACCTGCCAATATTGAAGTAATAATAAATGAATAATAATTTGCCTTAAAAAACTTTTCCCTTTAGCTAAATCTCTTTTACCCCAACGGATTAATTCCTCAATTAAGTTTTCTACATCAAGTTGGTTAAACTGTTTTTGTTTTAATAATTCAATAGTTTCTTCCAACCATAAATTATCATCGGTATCATAGAGTTGTTTTAAGTTGGTAGTAATTGTCATATTTTAAAATTCCACCTACATTCCTTAATTTAATCATACACACTTACAAATTTATCAATGCAAATGGCTAAAATACTGGGCATTTCAGCCATTTTTGAGTTAAAAAAGAAACTATGAAAATCACCAAAAACATCACCAATTGGTTAGAAACCCACGCCTCATCTCCTACCTACGGGGGTTGGGTATTAATAGGCGTGGCAATTTGTTATTTAGGCGCTGCAATCAACACAATGGCGGGCTGGTTATATGTAATTAGCGGGGTCTGTCTTGCCCTTGTGGGTGTATCAGCTTTTTTAGCACCGCGATCGCTCAAAAATTTAATTGTTAACCGCTCTCCCATCCCACCAGTCACCGTCGGTGACGAACTCACCATTGAAATAGAAATTCATAACCCCACCCAAACACCTATTACCCTATTGCAAGTATCGGATATACTTCCCTTTGTCTTGGGAAAACCAGTCAAACAACCAATTGACACCATTGGTGCAAAAGACTCTCACCGTTGGATATATTACCACCCGACCCAACGCCGAGGCTTGTATCGTTGGGAAACAGTAGAATTGGGAACAGGTGCGCCATGGGGCTTATTTTGGTGTCGTCGGCAGCGAAAATCTCCAATTAGAGCCATTGTCTATCCCACCGTTTTACCCCTGACAAACTGCCCCCTCATAGATGAAATCGGTCAAGACGAAAGTCAAAAAAACGATCCTCGTGGTGTACCATTACAATTAGCCACGACAGGATTAGTGCGATCGCTCCGTCCTTACCGCATTGGAGATCCCACCCGTCTCATCCATTGGCGTACCAGCGCTCGTTACGGAGAATTACGAGTCCGGGAATTAGAACTAATTACAGCCGGACAAAAAATTATTATTGCCCTTGATAGTGCTGACAATTGGCAACAAGAACAATTTGAACAAGCCGTCATCGCTGCTGCATCCTTGTATTTCTACGCCCACCGCCAAAAATTACAAGTAGAACTTTGGACAGCAGCCACAGGTTTAGCCAAAGGTGATATTCCCGTTCTCGAAACCTTAGCAGCAACCAACCCCCTAGAAG contains the following coding sequences:
- a CDS encoding DUF29 domain-containing protein — its product is MTITTNLKQLYDTDDNLWLEETIELLKQKQFNQLDVENLIEELIRWGKRDLAKGKSFLRQIIIHLLLLQYWQVEYDKNYRHWIGEIKTFRYDLNNHLTTNLINKLQEDLENVYQSAVDFVQIKTDLTISTEKCPYTMTQLLDNSYLPIEQ
- a CDS encoding DUF58 domain-containing protein, translating into MKITKNITNWLETHASSPTYGGWVLIGVAICYLGAAINTMAGWLYVISGVCLALVGVSAFLAPRSLKNLIVNRSPIPPVTVGDELTIEIEIHNPTQTPITLLQVSDILPFVLGKPVKQPIDTIGAKDSHRWIYYHPTQRRGLYRWETVELGTGAPWGLFWCRRQRKSPIRAIVYPTVLPLTNCPLIDEIGQDESQKNDPRGVPLQLATTGLVRSLRPYRIGDPTRLIHWRTSARYGELRVRELELITAGQKIIIALDSADNWQQEQFEQAVIAAASLYFYAHRQKLQVELWTAATGLAKGDIPVLETLAATNPLEETNTPPDNCPLIWLTQNPLTLSELPLGSRWILWENVTSPSEPILVSRDYPGITWENGQEMQLQLQKPLSSF